CATTCACAGGCGAAAATTTAGTACAAATATAATATTATGAATAAGACAAAAATATCTGTCAAGGAATTGAAATTTTCATGCAATTCAATTATAAATTTTAATGATGGAGATATAGTGGCATTTGTTGGTCCAAATAACTCAGGAAAAAGTGCAACTTTAAAATCAATAAGTCATTGCATTGAGAGGGGGAAAGATTCGCGATACGCCCTACCCGTAGTCTCGGTATCGATCGCAACTAGCGGGACATCGCAAGATTTTAAAGAGATGATACTATCAGCTCTAACTCCGGTAAACAGAGGGTACTTGGCGTACAAAAACGACGGAACAACAAATGTAGATCAATTAGAATATATGTGGTCGAGCAAGCAATTGAAAGTTCTTTCGGATTTCTTATGCCGCACAATTTACACCACTGATAGATTGGCGTTGCTTGGCGATACCAAACGGATTCCAATAACTGCGAAGCCTTATTTGCCAATTCATCACATGCTAACTAATCGGAATTTTGAACAGCAGATTAATGGCATATTTCGCGAAGCATTTGGAAAAGATTTAATAGTTAACCACGGATCGGGAGAAAACATCGAGCTTCGAGTTGGCCTAAAGCCAAAATCTGAGTATGGCCATGATCGTGTTAGTCGAGATTATGTTGAGCAAGTAGAGCAATGTCCCAATTTAACAAATGAGGGCGATGGCATCCGCAGCTTTGCCGGAGTTATTGTGAATCTTCTAGCTCCAGCAGCAACAATAACTCTCTTAGATGAACCTGAAACATTCTTGCATCCTCCACAGTCCCGCCTGCTTGGCCGCATTCTCGCACGCGAACATAAGGCGGACGCGCAACTTTTCGTAGCAACTCATAGCGGAGATATTCTGCGAGGCTTGATCGATGTGGACAATCCAAGATTGAGAATTATCCGCCTCCAGAGGAACGGTGATATCGCGAGCATTCGGGAGTTAAACGCTCAAGACACTAGAAAATACTGGAAAGATCCCCTGATAAGATATTCAAATATACTGGATGGGATATTTCACGAAAAAGTAGTTTTATGCGAAGGCGATTCTGACAACCGATTCTATGCCGCAATTCTTGATACTATTTGGTCAATGAAGGGCAAAGACTTGCGTCGACCAGATGTTATGTTTGCTCATTGTGGTGGCAAATCTCGTTTACCAATGGTCGTAGAGGCTCTTCGGCAGTTGGGCGTTCCTGTCGCAGTGATTGCCGATTTCGACATATTGAATAATGAATATCCGCTTCGCGATATCGCGCAACACCTAGGTGTAGCATGGGCCGATATTGAGAAGCACTGGAGAATCATAAAAGACGAAATTGAAAAGAATAAGCCGCCGTTAGATAAAAATGGATTGAGAGATGCAATAAATAAAATAATCGACGAATCAACAGCGACAACATTGACATCAAAATCTCGAAATCTTATTGAGAACGAGCTAAAACGCTCTTCGCTGTGGTCTGAAGCCAAGCGACTTGGAAAGCGATATATACCAAGCGGCGATGCGTCATCTCATGCAAATCAATTATTCGACAAGCTCGAAGTCGCTGGATTGCACATTGTTCCTGTTGGTGAAGTTGAAGGCTGGGTAAAAGAAGTAGGTAACCACGGCCCACAGTGGGTAGCCAAGGTACTAGAGACAATTGACCTAAGAGGCGAAAATTTAAAAGATGCTAGATCATTTGTAGAAAAAATTACCGGATCTCAATAACAACTCAAATGCTAAATACTATACGCCTTTGTTTGGAGCCCGAATTGCGGCTCCTGACTCAATAATTTCCCTCGTCCGTATTCGATGTCCACAGTTTCGACAACTCTTGACCCGAACCGTCGTTCCACCGCGATGACGGGTGAACTCAGTCTTAAAACGGCAATCGCCGCACTTGGGGCAACTCAAACCGAGCCGCGTCACGGCCTCGCACCCGCTACACACCATGTCCCGTGTGACGATTCCGTTCGGCGAGCGACACAGCCTGACCGTGTGCAGCCGGTGCCCGCCACAGTCGGCACAGTGC
This region of Gemmata massiliana genomic DNA includes:
- a CDS encoding ATP-dependent nuclease, which codes for MNKTKISVKELKFSCNSIINFNDGDIVAFVGPNNSGKSATLKSISHCIERGKDSRYALPVVSVSIATSGTSQDFKEMILSALTPVNRGYLAYKNDGTTNVDQLEYMWSSKQLKVLSDFLCRTIYTTDRLALLGDTKRIPITAKPYLPIHHMLTNRNFEQQINGIFREAFGKDLIVNHGSGENIELRVGLKPKSEYGHDRVSRDYVEQVEQCPNLTNEGDGIRSFAGVIVNLLAPAATITLLDEPETFLHPPQSRLLGRILAREHKADAQLFVATHSGDILRGLIDVDNPRLRIIRLQRNGDIASIRELNAQDTRKYWKDPLIRYSNILDGIFHEKVVLCEGDSDNRFYAAILDTIWSMKGKDLRRPDVMFAHCGGKSRLPMVVEALRQLGVPVAVIADFDILNNEYPLRDIAQHLGVAWADIEKHWRIIKDEIEKNKPPLDKNGLRDAINKIIDESTATTLTSKSRNLIENELKRSSLWSEAKRLGKRYIPSGDASSHANQLFDKLEVAGLHIVPVGEVEGWVKEVGNHGPQWVAKVLETIDLRGENLKDARSFVEKITGSQ